In the bacterium genome, AGGAATCCGAAGACGCTTTGCGCGTGACCGTAAAGCCGGTGGCAGTAAGTGAATCGCAAGATCGATTGAGTTACGGTTTCGATAATACTAATACCAAACAAACCACGGCTTATTTGCGCTGGGAAAAACTGAAAGTTCCTTTCACCATAACTTTTGACACACCGGCTATTGTTGTCGAGAACCTGAAGAACCAATTACGCAACAGAAATGCTTTTAGCGGAGCAATGTTGATTCGGGCAGCCAATTACTGCCTTCAGAACGATATAGCGCTGGATCAGGCTGCGCTATGGGCCGAACGAGCCTTTGCGTTTGGCGGCGGTAACGGGGCGCGATTTGCGAAGGCCACGATACTCGAGAAACAAGGTAAAATTGCTGAGGCGGACGCTCTGCGTAAGACGACTGCAGAGAATGCCAATGAAATTGAGATGAACGCTTACGGGTATGAAATGCTCGGCCAGAAAAAGTTCGATCAGGCAATTGAGATTTTTAAAACCAATACGGTAAGATTTCCTAAATCATGGAATGTCTGGGACAGCCTTGCCGACGGTTATGACCAGAAGGGCGAGAAGAAGTTGGCAATTGAAAATTACAATAAAGCTTTGAAGCTGGTAACGGATGACGGGAATAAAGGTAGAATCGGGGATATTCTGAAAAGATTAAACGCAAGCAAGTAGAATCTGATTTGGGTTGAAGTTATGAAAAGCCTGTGAGGTACTAATACTCACGGGCTTTTTCTTTTGTAAACGGCTGGAACGCAAGCGAGAGCAGCATGACCAGCACGCACCCGATTACATTGTACCAAAGAAAAGAAATTTCCG is a window encoding:
- a CDS encoding DUF2911 domain-containing protein, whose protein sequence is MKVIIHSAWFVAMLSVLSLTSLSSQELLILPDASPAAMVMQEVGISKVKISYHSPAVNGREVWGKLVPYGWEAPTAFGNGKATPWRAGANENTSITFTHDAMVEGKPLRAGTYGLFMVTGPDQWTVIFSKNSTSWGQFFYEESEDALRVTVKPVAVSESQDRLSYGFDNTNTKQTTAYLRWEKLKVPFTITFDTPAIVVENLKNQLRNRNAFSGAMLIRAANYCLQNDIALDQAALWAERAFAFGGGNGARFAKATILEKQGKIAEADALRKTTAENANEIEMNAYGYEMLGQKKFDQAIEIFKTNTVRFPKSWNVWDSLADGYDQKGEKKLAIENYNKALKLVTDDGNKGRIGDILKRLNASK